The genomic DNA GTACGCTAAAAGACAGTCGTTAATATAATACAATCTAGTTTTAGATCGTAACTGTTCTTCAAACAATACAGTTTGTGCGAGCCAGCGAGCGAGCATTAAGTCCTAATAATTAATAATTTTACAGTGGCAATTTCTTCTAAAGAACTGTGGCATCGTGTTTTAATCCGTCTTCAGCAACAGCTAAGTCGTCCGACGTTTGAGACTTGGATTGAAACTGCTACCGTTGACGAGCTAAAAGATGATTGCTTAACGATCGAAACTCCTAATGCTTTTATCATGAATCACTTACAAAAGCATTATGCCAAAATTATTAGCGACGCGGTCAGAGAAATACTAGGCAAGCCCGTACAAATTAAGTTAATTGTTACTCAAGGAGAGAATAAAGCTTTTATGGGCGGAACCGAACTTATAGATACAAACGATCGCCGCCAGGCAAATTTTATCGCTCGGACTTTAAAGCCTGCCAAGCTCAATCCTAAATACACCTTTTATCGATTTGTAGTAGGACCGACCAACCGTATGGTTCATGCTGCTTCTCTAGCAGTAGCCGAGTCTCCTGGTAGAGATTTTAATCCTCTGTTTCTCTGTGGCGGAGTTGGTTTGGGCAAAACTCATTTGATGCAGGCGATCGGACATTATCATTTAGAGATTAATGCTGCTGCCCGAGTTTTTTATGTTTCTACAGAACAATTTACCAACGATCTAATTACTGCTATTCGCGAAGATCGCCTGCAAAGTTTTCGCGAACACTACCGCACAGCAGATATTTTGTTGGTAGATGACATTCAGTTTATTGAAGGGAAAGAATACACTCAAGAAGAATTTTTTCATACCTTTAACACCCTTCACCAAGCAGGAAAACAAGTAGTTTTAGCAAGCGATCGCCCTCCCAACCAAATTCCCAAACTACAGGAACGTTTGAGTTCGCGTTTTTCTATGGGTTTAATTGCTGACGTACAGGTTCCCGACTTAGAAACCCGTATGGCGATTTTACAAAAAAAAGCCGAATACGAAAATGTCCGCTTGCCCAAAGAAGCGATCGAATATATTGCTTCTAGATATACTTCTAATATTCGCGAGTTAGAAGGAGCATTAAATCGAGCGATCGCCTATATTTCCATTTCAGGGTTGTCGATGACGGCAGAAAACATCGCCTCAGTTTTAAATCCGCAAATTGAATCGGTTAATACTTCTCCAGAAATAATTATTAGTGTCGTTTCAGAAGTTTTAAAAGTATCTATAGAAGAGCTTAAGGGAAATTCGCGCAAAAGAGAAATTAGCAACGCCAGACAGATTGCCATGTATCTTATGCGTCAGTTAACCGATCTGAGCTTACCTCGTATTGGTGAAGAATTTGGCGGCAAAGATCATACTACGGTTATGTATAGCTGCGACAAAATTGCCAAACAAATTACTCAAGATCGACAAATCAACCAAACGGTTTCTTTATTGAGCGATCGCATCAGCTTTGTTAGCCGACAGACAAAGCAGTAAGAAATTACGGCAAAAATATAGCAAAAGTCAAAAGTTAAAAATTAAAAGCGGCGAGAAGCGCGTCGAGGTTTCCTCGACAAGCGGAGGCTCGCCAAGAAGTTAAAACCAAAATGCTTAACTCATAAAGCTTTTAGTAGTTCGAGTTGTCCTAATTCTTCTGTCCACTACTGTAAAATACCAATCTGCTATTAATAATCTTTGGAACTTGGTTATGATGGCATTCTTGGGATTCAATCTACAACCTTTGTTTAGTACATACAAACTCATATAATTGTGAAATCAAATATTTAAAATCTTAATAGACATGAAAATTATTTGCAGTCAAAGCGATCTTAAAAATAATCTGTCTCTTGTCAGTCGTATCGTTCCTTCGCGTCCCGAACCCACAGTATTAGGTAATGTATTAATTGAAGCCCAAACAGCTACCCAAAAAGTAAGCATTACGGCTTATGACGGTAATATGGGAATTCAAACGAGTTTTAATGCCGAGGTAGTAGAAGCAGGTAGTATTACCTTACCAGCTAAACTAATCAATGAAATAGTTACGCGACTGCCAGAAATGGAAATTACCCTCGATACTACTGAAGATGAGGAAAACTTGCTGGCTACCTTGAGTTCGACATCGGGTAAATTCGAGCTATCGGGTATAGATGCGGCAGAATTTCCCGAACTGCCAGTAATAGAGAATGCAGAAAAAATATTATTACCTGTAGCTGCTTTGAGTCGAGGTTTGGCAGGATGTTTATTTGCTGCCAGTACGGAATTATCAAAACAGGTACTGACAGGAGTTCACGTTAAATCACAAGAGTCCGAACCAAATTTGGGTACTTTAGAATTTGCAGCAACAGATAGTCATCGCCTCTCAGTAGTAGAAGCCGATCTAAAAACCGAAACAGAAGAAGACATCGATTTAGATCTAGAATTACCAGAATTTGCCGTGACTATTCCCGCCAAAGCCTTACGGGAACTAGAGAGAATGTTTGGTGATGCCGAAGCTACAGACATGGTAAAAATCAATTTTGATGACACGCAGATGAGCTTCAAATTGGGCGATCGCCTGCTCAACAGTTCGAGGATTACGGGTGATTATCCCGCTTACTGGCAGTTAATACCCAAAAACTTTAGCCGCGAAGCGATCGTGGAACGAAAACGGCTGATAAGTAGTCTAGAATTGGTGGCAGTATTGGCACAAAAAAATAATATTGTTAAATTTAGTTTAGACAGCGATCGCGGCGAACTAGTAGTTTCTGCCGATGCTAGAGATATTGGCAGTGCCAAACAGACAATGAGTGCAGAAATTATTGGAGACAATATTGACATTGCTTTTAATATCAAGTATCTAATGGATGGTTTAAAGGCACTTTCCGCCACAGAAATCAAGATGCAGTTAAATGAATGGAATCAACCCGTTATTTTCACTCCTTTGAGTGGTTCGAGAATGACTTATTTAGTAATGCCCGTTCAAATAAGAAACTAAGTTAGATTCAATTATCTTTTTATTACTGGTATGTCTTACGAATCGGAACTACAAGAACGTACTAATATTTTTCAACCGATGCCATTAGCTCTGCTAGCCTCGGTTGTTTTGCATCTGTTAGTGTACAAATTTGGCTTGCCAAACTTTAGCTTGAGCGAAAATCCAACCAAACGAGAAGTTTCAATCGTTGAATTAACTCCAGAACAACAGGCACGCCTCCCCCAACTGTATTCCGAACCGAATATTCCAGACATACCACAATTAGAAAATCCTCTTACTGAAAATACTCCCGCTCCTCCCTTTGCCCTGCCCCCCTCTCTGACTCCTGGTATTGGAGATTTTCCCAACCTGCCTCCCATTGCAATTCCTTTGCCTCCAGAGTTCGATATTCCACCATTACCGCCGCTGCCCAATACTAATATCGAACTGCCTCCAATTGGAGACTTATCAACACTACCACCGCCGCCCTCGATAGAATCTTTTGAGTTGCCTACTGAAAGTCAAACCAAAMCYCCYCCTGCCACTCCTGGCAAACCATCCCCACCACCCGAATCAAAGCCCGAACCAATAGCACCACCACCAGAAGATAAATCGGAACCAGAACCAAAACCCGAAGAACCTAAGCCTTCTCCACAAAAAATTGCCGCACAACGCCAGCAAAATTTACAGCGAGAAGTTAGCAGCCTTAGCAGCAGCCTGCAAAAAAAGAACACAGCAACTACCGATGAAGAAGCGCGTAAAAACTATGTAGCTTGGCTAAATCGAGTAAAGGCAATTGCGCCAGAAAATTTAGATGTAGCAGGAACTTATCCCAGAGATGCCTGTATCAGAAAACTTGAAGGAACTAGCGTTTTTGGTGTAGTTGTCAACGCCAAAGGAGAAATGGTGGCATCAGATTTGCTCAAAGGGGCCAAATACCCTGTTTTCGATCTACAGGGAAGTAAAGATCTTGCCAAACTTAAGTTTGAAAACGATACCAAGCAACCTAAGCCTTATCGAGTAACTTTAAACTATAAATATGACTCGGAAATTTGCCCTTCTCTAACTCTACCTTCTCTTAGAAGAAATAATAAAATTAATACTCCGCAGTCAGAAACTCAACCAACTCCCAACGAAGCTGAGGAACAGTCACCACAACCCGAAGCTAACCCTGCCCCCGAAGCCCAAACCCCCAAAACACCAGCAAAAACCGAAGCACAGTCGCCCCAACCCGAAACCAAAACTCTTGAAACACCAGCAGAAGTCGAACAACAGCCATCTCAACCCGAAACCAAAACTCCCGAAACACCAGCAGAAGCAGAACCAAAACCACCCCAACCCGAAGCTGAAACTTCCGAAACTCCTAATAAACCATCATTAAGGGAAAGATTGCGAAATGTACCGCTACTTCCTAAAGATAGATTTTCTTCTCCTGCTGAAAACTCCGAACAACCCGCCTCCGAAACAACTGCTCCAGAAACTTCAAAATAAAATAATCTGTTCGTACTTTTTTGACAGTTATTTGAATTTTTTCTGAAATTTTGGGAATGCTAGATTTATGTAAATTTTATATTTTACAGATTAACGATTTAGATTTATTCCCAAGTCAAAATTAAATTAATGTTGTCATTTTATGTTAGTTGTTGGTTTCTAGGTATCTTTAATCCAGCGCAAGAATCTCAGGAAACTATTAAAAAACCGAAATACAAAAAAATATTTATTCTAGGACAAGAGCAAGGTTGGCAAATTTTGCTCGGTTGTCTTTCGGATAGCACTATTACTTGCGATCGCCAAAAAATACTAACTATTTTCAATCCAGTCGGGCAAGTTTTACGAACTTTGTATAGAAAGTCGCCAAACAAAACTTACATAGCAATCGAGAACGAATTCAAAATTAAAGCAATAATATCATTTTAATTTTTTGCCAAGACACATTATCGATTCTTTTTAGCCATAAGCCATAAGCCATAAGCCATAAGCTTTTAAGATCGATTTTCTTTTTCTAAAAATACGCTAGTCTCCAAAGTTAACATGACAAACAAATTTGCTTTATGGCAAAAGCTTAAGTCAACTCGGAATTGTGACATTAAACTTCGCTATGTATCGATTGCTCTACCAATTCTAGTTATTGTTGTAGCTTGTGTTGTTCTTTTAGGTTGGTATTTAGATCTGCCTGCTTTAAAAAGCATTTTTCTAGGGCGATCGACAATGAAATTTAGTACTGCTTTGTGTTTTATTTTAAACAGTACTAGCTTACTATTGTGGCATCGGCAACAATTCGCTCGACTAGATCGGACTAGTAGAGTTTCTAATTTATTAATTTCTGGCTTTCTATATCTCGTGCCAACTTTGACAATCGTATTCACCACTATGACTTTAGTTGAATATGGTTTTCAAGTAGATTTAGGCACGAATTTGCTTTCTTTTCTCGATACCTTGAATGCTGTAGGCGATAACTTTGGTGGGCGAATGTCTCCCAATACAGCTCTAAGTTTTTTCTGGTTTAGTTGGGCAACTATACTACTGATTCAAAAATATTATCACGCCGTCCAACTCTTGGCAGTGGCAATTATAGGAGTTGCCCTAACCTCATTGATGGGTCATATTTACGATCTTGCCTGGTTTTATGGTATGAACACTGGAACGGAAATAGCGGTTGTTACTGTCTTTAACTTTCTGTTTCTTGCTTTCGCTCTACTAGGAACTCATGCCGATAAAGCCCTGATGAGAATTATCACGCGCAACGAAG from Myxosarcina sp. GI1 includes the following:
- the dnaA gene encoding chromosomal replication initiator protein DnaA, which encodes MAISSKELWHRVLIRLQQQLSRPTFETWIETATVDELKDDCLTIETPNAFIMNHLQKHYAKIISDAVREILGKPVQIKLIVTQGENKAFMGGTELIDTNDRRQANFIARTLKPAKLNPKYTFYRFVVGPTNRMVHAASLAVAESPGRDFNPLFLCGGVGLGKTHLMQAIGHYHLEINAAARVFYVSTEQFTNDLITAIREDRLQSFREHYRTADILLVDDIQFIEGKEYTQEEFFHTFNTLHQAGKQVVLASDRPPNQIPKLQERLSSRFSMGLIADVQVPDLETRMAILQKKAEYENVRLPKEAIEYIASRYTSNIRELEGALNRAIAYISISGLSMTAENIASVLNPQIESVNTSPEIIISVVSEVLKVSIEELKGNSRKREISNARQIAMYLMRQLTDLSLPRIGEEFGGKDHTTVMYSCDKIAKQITQDRQINQTVSLLSDRISFVSRQTKQ
- the dnaN gene encoding DNA polymerase III subunit beta; this translates as MKIICSQSDLKNNLSLVSRIVPSRPEPTVLGNVLIEAQTATQKVSITAYDGNMGIQTSFNAEVVEAGSITLPAKLINEIVTRLPEMEITLDTTEDEENLLATLSSTSGKFELSGIDAAEFPELPVIENAEKILLPVAALSRGLAGCLFAASTELSKQVLTGVHVKSQESEPNLGTLEFAATDSHRLSVVEADLKTETEEDIDLDLELPEFAVTIPAKALRELERMFGDAEATDMVKINFDDTQMSFKLGDRLLNSSRITGDYPAYWQLIPKNFSREAIVERKRLISSLELVAVLAQKNNIVKFSLDSDRGELVVSADARDIGSAKQTMSAEIIGDNIDIAFNIKYLMDGLKALSATEIKMQLNEWNQPVIFTPLSGSRMTYLVMPVQIRN
- a CDS encoding energy transducer TonB, translated to MSYESELQERTNIFQPMPLALLASVVLHLLVYKFGLPNFSLSENPTKREVSIVELTPEQQARLPQLYSEPNIPDIPQLENPLTENTPAPPFALPPSLTPGIGDFPNLPPIAIPLPPEFDIPPLPPLPNTNIELPPIGDLSTLPPPPSIESFELPTESQTKXPPATPGKPSPPPESKPEPIAPPPEDKSEPEPKPEEPKPSPQKIAAQRQQNLQREVSSLSSSLQKKNTATTDEEARKNYVAWLNRVKAIAPENLDVAGTYPRDACIRKLEGTSVFGVVVNAKGEMVASDLLKGAKYPVFDLQGSKDLAKLKFENDTKQPKPYRVTLNYKYDSEICPSLTLPSLRRNNKINTPQSETQPTPNEAEEQSPQPEANPAPEAQTPKTPAKTEAQSPQPETKTLETPAEVEQQPSQPETKTPETPAEAEPKPPQPEAETSETPNKPSLRERLRNVPLLPKDRFSSPAENSEQPASETTAPETSK